A stretch of Nonomuraea africana DNA encodes these proteins:
- a CDS encoding helix-turn-helix domain-containing protein, producing MVRPPLTPHERERGEQLGRLLRQARGERSIVEVAAAAGMSAETLRKIETGRIPTPAFFTIAALAEVLDVSLDEIALRLTPAAHP from the coding sequence ATGGTGCGACCCCCGTTGACCCCACACGAGCGCGAGCGCGGCGAGCAGCTCGGCCGCCTGCTGCGCCAGGCGCGCGGCGAGCGCAGCATCGTGGAGGTGGCCGCCGCCGCCGGCATGTCCGCCGAAACCCTCCGCAAGATCGAGACCGGCCGCATCCCGACCCCCGCCTTCTTCACCATCGCCGCGCTGGCCGAGGTGCTCGACGTCTCCCTCGACGAGATCGCGCTACGCCTCACGCCCGCCGCCCATCCTTGA